Proteins found in one Streptomyces sp. NBC_00461 genomic segment:
- a CDS encoding MFS transporter: MSSYEAQKDGGRTHDTTTPAGSQVLWKQRDFGIFWAAQTLSVLGDSFALIALPLLVLQATGSVARMGLLTAVGGAAAVAAGVFAGVLVDRVDRRRLLITCDLVRMVLYGLIPLVWLFGPRIWLLYVVLPLCEAVGMLFAVGYVTVVRSLVGTEQLTEANGRLGATAAAAGVLGPMCAGLTAAWAGPAAAVGVDAGSFGVSAACLLLVRFRARPADARSPQRTGLWRDLRTGISFLYGHPVLRSLTALLFVYSFLTLGLTDLVIYHLKHDLGHDDGTVGTVMACGALGTIAGSLLVARIRRRLGFGWTWMSGVALCGVAFAGLGWAREVPVIAVLSAAFLACGGIAGTCSMSLRQEVTPEPLLGRVTSAFWTLHYSAAPVGAAVLTWAAEHRGTVPVALAAGGCCVLIAGTALFTPIRGSGRLDRPAD, from the coding sequence GTGTCGTCGTACGAAGCGCAGAAGGACGGCGGCCGCACGCACGACACCACCACCCCCGCCGGGAGTCAAGTCCTTTGGAAACAAAGGGACTTCGGCATCTTCTGGGCTGCCCAGACCCTCTCCGTCCTCGGTGACTCCTTCGCCCTGATCGCGCTGCCCCTGCTGGTCCTCCAGGCCACGGGCTCGGTGGCGCGCATGGGTCTGCTGACCGCGGTGGGCGGCGCCGCGGCGGTGGCGGCGGGGGTCTTCGCCGGAGTGCTGGTCGACCGGGTCGACCGACGCAGGCTGCTGATCACCTGCGACCTCGTACGGATGGTGCTGTACGGGCTGATCCCGCTGGTGTGGCTCTTCGGCCCGCGGATCTGGCTGCTGTACGTCGTGCTGCCGCTGTGCGAGGCCGTCGGCATGCTCTTCGCCGTCGGCTATGTGACCGTCGTGCGAAGTCTGGTCGGCACCGAGCAACTGACGGAGGCCAACGGGCGTCTGGGCGCGACCGCTGCCGCGGCGGGCGTACTCGGTCCGATGTGTGCGGGGTTGACGGCGGCGTGGGCGGGCCCGGCCGCCGCCGTCGGCGTCGACGCGGGGAGCTTCGGCGTCTCGGCGGCCTGCCTCCTCCTCGTACGCTTCCGTGCCCGCCCCGCGGACGCGCGCTCACCGCAGCGGACCGGCCTGTGGCGGGACCTGCGCACGGGGATCTCCTTCCTCTACGGCCACCCGGTCCTCCGCTCCCTCACCGCCCTTCTCTTCGTCTACAGCTTTCTCACGCTGGGCCTGACCGACCTGGTCATCTATCACCTCAAGCACGACCTCGGCCACGACGACGGCACGGTCGGCACGGTCATGGCGTGCGGCGCGCTCGGCACCATCGCCGGCTCCCTGCTGGTCGCGCGGATCCGCCGCCGGCTCGGCTTCGGATGGACCTGGATGAGTGGGGTCGCGCTGTGCGGCGTGGCGTTCGCCGGGCTGGGATGGGCGCGGGAGGTGCCGGTGATCGCAGTCCTGAGCGCGGCCTTCCTGGCCTGCGGCGGCATCGCGGGCACCTGTTCCATGTCCCTGCGCCAGGAAGTGACTCCGGAACCCCTGCTGGGCCGCGTGACCTCGGCCTTCTGGACCCTCCACTACTCCGCGGCCCCCGTCGGCGCCGCCGTCCTCACCTGGGCGGCGGAACACCGGGGCACGGTGCCGGTGGCGCTGGCGGCGGGTGGCTGCTGCGTACTGATCGCGGGGACGGCGCTGTTCACGCCGATACGAGGGTCGGGGCGCCTCGATCGACCCGCCGACTGA